The segment ATTAATCATCAATTAGGTACGGTGGCTTCTTGCTGTGGATATAGTTTACAAAACCATCACAATGCCTTGGCCGACGCAGAAGCTTGTGCAGCTATTGCAATTAAAATCTTAAAATAATACTCAAGAGTTGAATAACTCTTTCCAGCTTTTATTAGAAAATTCTTTATGTTCTTGATTGAAAAGAACGAGTAATACTAGAATATTAGCCATAAATATATCTGCACTACTGATAGCTACTATTTCTATGTCTGACACGTTGCTCATAATACGAGGTGCTACAAAGAATGTAAATAGAGACGAAAGACCGAATATAACTATCCCTATTTTTAAATCATTGCATTTATACAATAATTTCTCTTTCTTGAATAGTAAGAGATAAATTGAAACGATAAGACCTATTCCTATAAATATTTGAGAGGTAGGAAATAATAGGTTTGTAAAAAAGCCACAAATGAGAGTTGTGCTCAATATGATTGCTCCCCCAATCTTGCATACATTTTGTGAATTCATAGTTTGATTAGTTTGTGTTATATAATACGAGCAAAGTATGAAATTATTTGGCAGTAAACAATAGTTTCCTTAAATAAAATAATTGTGCTTTTATGACTGTTTTTTAAGTAGTCTGTATTCTTGCAAACAGACTACTTATGTTAAATTTATTTAAACACATAAAGTCGTGTTTTACCTTAAAATGATTATTGAGGTTATTTTCTATCTATAAGATGTGTTATGTCTTTCTTTTTTAGCTTTTTGATTAATGAGTGTTTAGAATCGTTAAATGGGTTGTGATGCTTTATTAATCACTATTATAAGTATGTACTAGCTCCTTATATTAGGTTTAAAATAGTTAGTTAAATCCTAATATAAAGATTTATGTAAAAAAGTGTAATTGATTGATAAATTGTATTATTTTTGTATATATATGATATAAAGGAAAGCCTTCGGGATTCCTGCACAAAATTTTAAAGGTATGAATCTAGTCTTTAATATTCCGTGGGAAAGCTTTCTAAGCTTAACAATTGTCCACTTTTTTGCAGTAGTGTCTCCTGGACCTGCACTAATAGTCTTAATGAATATTAGTATGAATAAGGGGAGGCGTATTGGAAATTATTGTGCTTTGGGAGTTGGAGTTGGCATTGGCCTGCATCTACTCTATACATTTCTAGGCTTGGCACAGCTTATTGGGTCTACTGCATGGTTGAGTCGATCTGTTATATTAGTAGCTTTAGCCTATTTTTCTTATATATGCTGGGGATTGCTGAATTCAAAAAAGGAGCAAGAACAAGTTCAGCTACAGATGCAAGCAACAACGAATAAGGATGCGTGGTCTGCTTTTACCCAAGGCTTTATTGCTTGTGCTATAAATCCCAATGCTATTGTTTTTTCAATAACTATGTTTGCACCAATAATAGATCCTAGTTGGTCTTTTTTCTCTTGTTTTGTGATGCTTATATGGTTAATATTTAATTGCTTCCTTGTATATGTAGGTTTTAACTTGGTATTTAGCAGTCCTAAGATATCTGCTTCTTATTTTAAGTATCGACATATTATAGATAGGCTTATTGCATTATTCTTCTTGTATCTTATTGTCTGCTTTGCAGCAAAATTATTTCCTCCTGAATGGACGGAATCATTCTCTGGATTATTATATTTCTAAACAGCCATCATAGTATTTACAGCTATGATATAAAAAGTAATCATGGTTAATAACAGATATCCCGACAATTTTGTCGGGATATTTTATTTTCATTCGGTAAATAACACTAAGTCAATTCTTTTTTAGGGCAAAATATTATATATATCTTTGGTTAAGAAACACACTTAATGATAATATTACTAAGGTTATGAGAAACGTTATAGGAATAGATCTTGGTGGAACTTCAATCAAGTATGCCCTAGTTACCGAATTGGGTAAAGTATTGTATGGCTCTGAAGTTCCCAGTAAAGCAAACGAATCTGCAGATAAAATTATAGAACAAATAAAACTTGCAATTCAAGATGTGCTCCACTTTTCTGAGCAGAAAGATATTAAAGTTTATGGTATAGGTATTGGCTCTCCAGGCATTATTGATACAGTTACAGGAACAGTCATTGATAAAGCTGAAAACTTAAAAGGTTGGGAGAATATTCCTTTATCTCAGATATTAAAAAAAGAGTTTAATTGTCCTATTTATATGGATAATGACGCCAATGTGATGGGGCTTGCTGAGGCTGAATATGGTGCTGCTAAAAACTGTACTGATGTAGTTTTCTTAACTATAGGCACGGGTATTGGTGGTGCGTTGATCATAAATGGTAGTTTATATGGTGGTTATCGCAACCGAGGAGGGGAATTAGGTCATTTCCCTTTAATTGCTAATGGCGAGGCTTGTAACTGTGGTTCTGTAGGATGTTTTGAACAATATGCCTCTACTACGGCTCTTATCAGAAGATATAAGAGAAGATTAACAAAAGCAAATAAGCCCATTCCTGAGCATGTTGATGGCAAGATGATTGTTGAGAAGTTTAAGGAAAATGAGTCAGAAGCTGTAGAATCACTAACTGAGCATTGTGATTTTATTGGTCATGCGATTGCTGGATTCATCAGTATTTTCAGTCCTCAAAAAGTAATTATAGGAGGTGGAATAATCGATTCGGGTGAGTTTTATATTGAAATGATCAATGCCGCTGCACGAAAATACAGTATGAGTGGCAGCAGTTTTGGTACAAAAATAGAGAAAGCAACATTAGGTAATCAAGCAGGGTGTTTAGGTGCTGCTAGCTTAGTATTTACTGCCTAGATAGTGTTTATAGAAATACAAAAGAGGGGTTGTTCTTATAAAAACAACCCCTCTTTTAGGTCTTATTTTTTGCTGCTGAATGCATGAAGTGTCGAAGTAACACTTTCTTTATTGAGGAAGAACACTTTTGCTTTTACTGTTTGGGCTAAGCACTTGATGGGCTCTGTCCATTGTTCAGACTTGGCATTGGGTTCTGTTCCGTCTGTGGTATATCTTATGATAGCTCCTGTTAGTGGAGAGTTTAGATATAGCATATTGTCTTTCAGTAGAATTCCTGCATGTGGTATTCTGTAATTTGCTTTTATACTATTGAGATAAGGAAACTCTTTGGTACTTATTCTTTTGTAGAAAGATGATAAATCCTCATAATATGCTGCTCTTTCTGCTTCTCCTTTTAAATATTCCCATTGAGGATGTGCATTCCAACCTCTTTCTACCAATCCCAAAATTTTAGGGAACACATAATACTCTACCCATTCTTGGCTGCGGATGGTTTCAGAAAAGAGTTGAGCTTGAATACCTAAAATATTCTCTTGAGCTTCTTTCTGTAATTTTACTTTTCCTTCATCAGCGAAATCTACTTGTACACTATCTCCATTTAGTTTTGTTCTGGCAGATTTATAGATGGAGAAAGGGAGCATAGAAAATGCTTTTGTTTCATCTACATATCCCGCCCAGGATAACCCTCTTTCTTCTGGATGTGGAGAATAGGCTAAGTCTAAGTAGAAGTTGTTTACATTACAAAGCACCACTTTGTATCCGTTGTTGGCAATAGAATAGGGGATGATGTCGCTATGATATTCAGGAACGGTATTCCAACAATAAACAGCATCAACTACTTGAGTTAACTCTTTATCTATTTCTTTCGGGTTGTGAAGTGCTACCTCTTGCCAACCATCAAATTTTAGTCCTTTTTGAGCTAAAAGAGTAATCGCTTTTTGGAAGAAATACTCTGATAACTGTTTTGTATCTTTTAAATTCTCTTTTTGCATTAGTGTTTGTGCCAAGGGCGAACCTAGCCAAGCACCTTTAGGTACTTCATCTCCTCCAATGTGAATGGAAGGAAGTGTTAGTCCTGCTTCTTGATACATTATTGCGATCTCAGAAAACACCTTATCTATAAATGTATAGGTAGAAGGTAAGGCTACATTCATTACATTATCTGTATAAGCTTGTGCCGATCTGTATTCCGACTTATCTTCAAAGTCGCAAAGTAGATATTCTTTAGCTTTGGCTGGGTCGGTATCTATATACTTGTTATATCTTGCATTCATGGCAACAATAGCTGCTCTAGAGTGCCCAGGACAATCTACTTCGGGAATAACACGGATGTGTCTAGCAGTGGCATATTGAAGTAAATCAATGAATTCTGCTTTGGTGTAATATCCGTTGCCCGTAGTTGCACCATTGGCATCAAATGCACCGTCGTAACTAGGATATAAGTTATTACTTTCATCTAGGGTATGACCTCTACGTGCACTGACACTCGTCAACTCTTCTAACCCAGGTATTTCTATTCTCCAACCCTCATCATCTGTAAGGTGTAGATGAAGAACATTTATCTTGTATGAAGCTAAAATATCAATTAGTTTTTTGACATTGTCGATAGTGGTAAAGTTTCTAGCTACATCTAGCATTTGTCCTCTATATACTAAGTCGGGATAGTCTTCGATACTAACACATTCTAATCTATAAGGAGCTGTTTGCCCTTTGAAGAGAGCCAATAATGTTTGGCAACCGTTAAACACACCATGAGCATTGATTCCTGATATTTCGATACCCTCTGAGCTCACTTCAAGTTTGTACTGTTCTCTATTTTTATGAATAGGAGCATTGAGATGAGTTAGCTTGATGGTAGTTGATGAAGAATCAACGACTTGAATACCATATATCGTACTTAGTTTTTCTTGAAGAAGTTTTGCTTCGTTCTTAAAAGTATCTTCGTAAACAAGAGCTATTTCATGGGTTATGTTTACTTGTCCCTCTTGCTTTATTGCCTTTTTTACAGACGGAAGGATATCATAATTATTGAGTTTACTCTTTTTGTCAATGCGTTCGTTGTGGGTATAAATTCTATTGTAGTCTATATGCTCGTAGTTGGTGCTGTGTTGTGTGCATTCTATTTTATAAGGAACATGTAAGGGAGATTGGTCCTCTTTGTTTTTTGTCCAATAGAATCCCTCTGGCTGATGGGATACGTTGGGTACGCCAGATGAAGTATAGTAGGTTATCTGAATTGAATCTCCTGGGGCAAGAGCTGTGTAATCTTCTGTGGGGACAATCTTAAAAAAGTTTGCATTAATTTCTTCCACTCGGAGTTGTGCTCCCTTATCTTGATTCATTCTTCGTGGGAACTGGGTAAAGTAGATCGCCCAATTTCTATCCAGAGAGTGGCTAGATTCATTTTTGACAGTGATACTATTCTCATAGAATTTCTCTTTGGTTGTATTATTAAATTGCCAAGTGAGTGAAACGGGGCAACTCGTATCTTTGGTGGAGCAAGAACTAAGCATAATTAAGAAAAATAATAAGTTCGTAAATTTTACTTTCATATAGATTCTCGTGTTTTAAATGTAGTTAGTTATTAGATAAAGTATGAATTAGTAATTAATTAAAAAGTACTCGTATTCACTATAAAGAAAGTGGTTTATTAATAATATATAACAATTTGCGTTCTTTTATTTCTTAGGGATGTGCGATGGATGTCATAATCTTTTGTTGGTCTGCTTTTTATTTACGATTTTTACTAATAAAATTATTATCATGCTTAAAGAAGGATTAGATTACTCAACCGAAAGAATTGTAGAAAAAAGTAACTTAGCTGTAACTATGGGAAGTGGTGACTTACAAGTATTGGCAACACCTGCTCTAGTTGCAGCGATGGAAAATGCAGCAATGTTGGCTGTGGCAGATGCCTTGGATCCAACCGATACAACAGTTGGTGGACATATTGATATGAAACATTTACGCCCTACACCCCTAGGTGAAAAATTCACAGCTTATGCAAAAGTGGTACGTGTGGAGGGCAAGAAAATAGAATATTCTCTTATTGCCGAAGATGGCAAAGGCGTGATAGGTGAAGGAACTCACACTCGCTTTGTTGTGAATAGAGAGAAGTTTATGAGTAGATTATAAATGTAAAGGCTACATGCTTGACACCGAATAGAAAGAGAGATTGTTTTCATGGAAAGCAATCTCTCTTTTTTTATATGTAAAGATAAATGCGATTGTATAAAAATACAATCTAAAAAGTGTCGGTGTTTAAAGGAGCTCATATCAGGGTTAAAATTGCATCATGACACCGACATGTTATGATCATGTCGGTGTCATGATAAAACAAATACTTTGATTACAGAAAAGATGTATTTATATACCCGTTGGCGGAATTAAATTAGTGCATATTTAATTTGTCCAATGGGTTTGTTATTAATCTTGTTTATATATTGAAGGATTGTAAGTGCACTAATTTTCCCCGTAATTCTGGTAAACAATCCTTCTGTTTGTTTTGCGTAATTTCTGATTATCATAAATTGATCGCATAATTGTGCAAAAAGCGTTTCAACCCTTTTCCTTGCTTTAGCAAATGGACTAAATACAGGTTTCCAATCTTTTTGATTCGACCGATATGGAACTTCCAACTTGATATTAGCTTTTTCAAATAAATCAAGTTGTATGGCTGCTCCAATATATCCACGATCACCGATGATGGTGCAATTCTGAAAGTTACACTTTACGTCTTTCAAATAATGAATGTCGTGAACACTCGCCTTTGTCAGGTCAAAAGAGTGTATGACACCGCTCAACCCACAGAGAGAATGTAATTTATATCCGTAATAATGTTTACCCTGTGAAGCACAATAGCCATAATTGGGAGCTTTATCATAATTATTCTTTCCCATTTTACAACGTTTTGACCTTATGGGACGACAGACTTCAATTGGCATAGAATCAATACAGAAAATAGCTTCTCCACCATCAACTTTTGATGCAATTCTTTCACGCACCTGATTACATAAGCCGATAGTGAGCTTCCTGCGATCATTATATTGACGACGGGATATGAGAGAAGAAAAATCATCTTTGTATTCATTTAATTTAGAAAACAAAAAGCTTTCACTATCTATACCTATTGATTCGGCAGCAAGGCTTAAACTGATCACTTCTAAGTCAGAGAACTTCGGGACGACTCCTCTGCGAGGTATATTCCCTTTTTCGTTTACTAAATCAGCAGAAAACATCTTGCATTCTTGCATATATCAAGAAATTTAGCGAATATTGCATATAAGTTGTGCATAATTGAGCTGTATATTAATAGTTTGATCACCATTAAAATACTAATAATCAATGATATGCACAACTTATTTCCTGACATTTTTTAGTGAATTAATTCCGCCAACGGGTATTTATATATTTTTTGTTAGAATAAATACTCCGCATAGAGCAATCATAAAAAATGCCCATCTAAATGAGTTAGACAGGCATTTTTTATTTAAAAGTTTTAAAATGGAACTTATTTGTTTTGATCTCTGTCAAGAGAGAATCTTCTTTTTTTGACTTCTTTACTCATCTTTTTATCTTGAACCCAAGGGTCTTTGCGATAGATAAGCAAGTCATAGGGTCTGTTGCTAAATGCAAAGTTACCTAAGCCTATCCAATATTGGGCTTGGTGCATATACTTATGTAGGTTGCAATAATCATTCAGTTTGGTAGATAGCTCCACAATACTTTCTGATGGTGCTACAAAATAGCTTAGTCCTAACTTTTCAGTACTGATGTAAGCAGAAGTATAAGATATTTCCTTGTCTTTTTTGACTTCTTCTTTTAAATCACGCATTCTACTCACTATCCTATCAACTGACATCGGGCGAATATCAAATAGATGAAATAGGATATCTATTTTATCGGGATCTTGACTCCGTTTAATTTGCTTACATATTCTTTCAAACCAAGGGTTATGCCAGCGATTTTTGATAGGGTCTTTGCTTTCATCAATCCATTTATCTACTCCAAATTTAAAAGGGTAGTAGTTTTGATCAATGTACTGAGCATAGATATTATCAATAAACACCTCATTGGTATCGGGTATCGTTTGTAGCTTATGGCAGAGGTGATAACCCAAGTAAGCCATCTCTTCTGTAGCTATAAAATAATTGGTGAGCTTACTTCTTTGTCGTAAGTAGTACAGCAGCAAGAAAGGATTCTTCATATAATGAAGTAAGATTTCCAACTCAAATATAGTGGTAAATACAGGGAAAGGATCATCCTCCTTCTTTCTTAAAAACAGATGAGCTTGGTGAGTGATGGTAGGGTAGTTTTTGGTTGTTACCCCCATTAAAAACACCTCATCTATGGGTTGCGATAATATGATAGGGTTACCTTCTTGATCGAATAATTCGGAATTACAATTGAGTAAAGATTTTCTATGATTCAACCCCGTATTATAAATTTCTTGTATAGCTCTTTTGAATTCCAATAAAACCTCACGGTTATTATCGTACCTCGAAATCTCAGTTATCCTATCTGAACGTACCTGCACACATAGTGCTTTATTATTAATGACGCATAGAATATCTATCTTTTGGGTATTCCCATCTTCACATTTTACCGTTACATTTCTTAGCATCTGTTCGGGATAATAGATATTACTTAAGAGGTGACAAGTGAGATTGTTCCCAAATTCAGCAGTATGATCCATTATTGTGCTACGATAGGCCTTATCTTCAACCATCCATTCGGTAGGAGCTTCGTATAAAATAGCATAGAGCATAAAGCTCAAAGGAATAAAATACCGCTTTCCATTGGGTTCCAGAAGTAGGATAGGTCGTGTCCTGAAATAATTAAAATCTCCTACACTATTAAATTGAGTGTTGTACTCAGCCACTTGGTCGGTAGTGAATTTCTGCAAGAAGGCTTCCACAAAATCTTCTTGTCCAAAGTCATCTCTATGGAGAACGAATAGATTGAGGATATTTTTATAAAAAGCTTCCCAATTCTTTTCACTCATTTGAGAGATGTCAGTTTGTTTGGTTTCAGAGTCTATTTCATTAAATAGATCTAGATAAGGGTAAAAGTCATATTGCCAAGCATCAGGTCCCACGTTGAAGTCTTCCGTTCTATTGCGTTTCCCTTTCATCATAAATGAATAGAAATGCTTGAAATTCTTGTGCAGTTTATCCTGAATACGGTTAATGATTTTTATGGCTTGAGTAATGGTAAATCCACAGTTATGTGCTAGCCAATCCTCGTCATTTTCATACTTTGCTTTTAGTAGAGTATCATAAGGATATAACCTAGTGCCATTACCCGAATAAATAATAGGCTCAACAATGGAACCTTCTTTTACAAAGAAGTTCAGTTGCTTTACTTCGGCCTCTCTACTTGCAGAACCCTTTTGAAGAGATTGTTTGATGGTTTCTTGATTGTCACGGATAAGAGATTGCTCCAACTCCTTCATGAGTTCAATACTCGCTTTTTTGAGACGTAGCAAGTAGGAAGGGTGAGTAGGATATGAAAAGTCAATCGGTTTGTGTAGTAAAAAACCAACGAGAAGTGATACTTCTTGAATCCCTAAATGGTCTTTATAATTCACATCGTGTAGATGTTCTATGTCATAATGAAACTCCTCTAAGATAAGCATGCAAAGGGCATAGATATAACCTTTAGATCGGACAAGGTTATTCAAATCGTCTAAGATAGATTCAGTTTTTCTCATTTTTTCAAGTTTAAGGTATGTGCCTTGATATGGTTTGTGTTAATCTAGTCTCACTTTATCTAAGGTAACAAATTAAAAATGAAAAAGATACAATAGAACATGCTTTTGTTTATTTTTTCTGCATTTTTTGGCTGATATAGGGTAGCCTATAATTTTAAAAGAAATTAACGAAGCAAAATATCTTTAAGTTTGTTTTGTAATAAAAGGATGAATAATCAAGATTACTATTTATGAAGAAGTCTGAAGTTGAAGAAACCTGGGTGCAAGTGGATGCCTATTGTATTCCAAGTAGTGAAGTAGAAGTTTATAAAGCTTAACGGGAGGAATTAGCAGAAAAAGCACTTCGTTTTTTTGAGACGTTTTGCCACCACACCTCAAGAGACTGGGCAGGGAGTCAAGATGGTGAAGCTGTTGTAGGGTTAAATAAACAGAATGAAATTATAGCCTTGATTCATTTAGACCCTGATGGAGTAGAATTTATGAATCAGTATCCTGATGGATCACCTGCAAAAGCAGGGGGGGGGAACATCAAAAAGATTATCTTTGTAGAAAAAACAAAAGCTATGCAAGATTCTCAAATGTTACTCGAAGTAGTTCGCTTAATTTTACCAGAAGAGTTCCTTACTTATTTCAAGATTACCAAAGTGACTAAAGTAAAAGATGTTATTACCATTTTTATGGATGAGTTTGACTCTTTACCAGCTGATCGTAAAGGTCATAAAGTAGAATCTAAAGGCTTTCTAGACCCCATAACTATCCAAGACTTTCCCGTTCGTTTTAAGAAGGTTACTCTCAAAGTACGTCGTCGTAAGTGGTATGATTCTACAACGAAAGAATACTTGACTAACAAATATGACTTACTAGCAAAAGGAACGCATTACTCGAAGGAGTTTGCGGCTTTTTTAAAAGAATTACCTAGAGACATACCCCGTATCGGCCCGCTCTCTTGAGCCTATTTGCCATATTAATGGAGATTCTTTAGAGCGACATTATAAAGAGCACTTGAGTTCATATAAGAATTGGCAAATGAAAGATCATGCTATAGAGTGGCTTTTGTTTCCAGAGAACATTTCTCCACGACTCTGTATCGATGAAACCTCTATGACCAATGGAGACTTATATACCATATTAAGTAATCCCAATAATAAAGGGAAACAGGGCACCATAGTCGCTATTATTGCTGGTGTTCAATCAGAAAAGATTATCCAGGTATTAATGAAGATGCCTGAGAGTTTAAGAGAGCAAGTCAAGGAGATCACATTAGATATGGCTAATAGTATGAATAAAATAGCTCGAGTGTGTTTTCCTAAAGCCTGTCGAGTAATTGACCGATTCCATCTGCAAAAACTAGCCAATGAAGCAGTGCAAGAGGTACGAGTAAAACACAGATGGGAAGCCATAGAAGAAGAAAATCAAGCGATTAAACAAGCTAAATGGGAAGGTAAGACCTATAAACCTCTAACTTTTAGTAATGGAGACACAAAGAAACAATTACTAGCAAGAGGACGATATCTTCTTTTTAAATCTGCAGACAAATGGTCTGATAAGCAAAAAGAAAGAGCTAAGATTCTTTTTGCACAATACCCTTCATTAAAAGAAGCCTATAGCCTATCACAAGGGCTTCGCTCTATTTTTAATCGTAAAACAATTAAAGATGCAGCAAGACTTTCTCTTGCCAAATGGTATAATAGAGTAGAGCAAACTGCTTTTCAATCCTTTAAGAGTATTGCAGGAACCATCTATTCACATTATGATGAAATATTAAACTTCTTCAACAATCGATCAACAAATGCTTTTGCAGAGAGTTTTAACGCCAAACTAAAAGCCTTTAGAACTCAACTAAGAGGGGTTACAGATATTAGTTTCTTCCTATTTAGAGTGACTAAATTATTTGCTTAATAAGTTATCCCCCCTAGTTTTGCAGGTGATCCATCCTGATGTGAAAGATTTTGAAAAAGCTTTATTGCTCACAAACGAAATTTATGAGGATGATTTTGAGAGATTGCTAGGTATGAAAAATAGACAAAAACAGTAAGCTAACAGTTGTGTTTGTAATAGTCTATCCATTTCAAGAGTTTAGGCACTGTCAAAATATCATTTGTCACAAATTTTCCATCCATAAAAACACTATAGGTGGTAGTGGCTGCATAGTGATTTTGTGCTTCTTCTTTTGTTTTTAGTTGATGTATCTTAATGGGAGTTGATTCCTCTTTAATAATCGGAATAATCTGCTGAATATAGGTGCTTGTAAATGGGCATTGTGCAGTAAAATAAATGTCAATTCCTTTTGCATTTGGTATAGGTTCTTTACAACATGCTTTGAACTGTGGCTGAGTAGGTGCAGGCTCTTTTAAGTCTTTCGCCAATAGCTCAATACCATATTCGGTACGATCTACTGTATGAAACCCTTGGCTGATAAAAAAATTCTTATCACTTAAGTACGTTGTTTTTTTAGTCCCAGCCATCACAATGATGCCTGCCTTATTAGAAGCAATCGCCTCTTTTTCGCATAACTGGAGTAATTCTTTGGCATATCCCATCCCTTTATGGCTACCTGCTACCCAGAGGCAGTCAATAAATAGATAGTTGGGTGCTTCGATGGGATTCCATGCTTGTTCGGCAGGTAGATACTCGATAAAAACTTTCCCATGGACATCCAATTTTATAAACTTTAATCCTTCTTTAAACTGATTGGATAACCACTCTTTCTTTGCAGAGACTCCTATATTTGAATTTTTAGAAGCCAGAGCACAACAGATGTGTTCTTGCTC is part of the Bacteroides coprosuis DSM 18011 genome and harbors:
- a CDS encoding hypothetical protein (KEGG: cno:NT01CX_2291 chemotaxis sensory transducer protein~SPTR: Putative integral membrane protein;~IMG reference gene:2504107077) — its product is MNSQNVCKIGGAIILSTTLICGFFTNLLFPTSQIFIGIGLIVSIYLLLFKKEKLLYKCNDLKIGIVIFGLSSLFTFFVAPRIMSNVSDIEIVAISSADIFMANILVLLVLFNQEHKEFSNKSWKELFNS
- a CDS encoding Lysine exporter protein (LYSE/YGGA) (COGs: COG1280 Putative threonine efflux protein~InterPro IPR001123~KEGG: msu:MS1681 RhtB protein~PFAM: Lysine exporter protein (LYSE/YGGA)~SPTR: RhtB protein;~IMG reference gene:2504107078~PFAM: LysE type translocator), whose amino-acid sequence is MNLVFNIPWESFLSLTIVHFFAVVSPGPALIVLMNISMNKGRRIGNYCALGVGVGIGLHLLYTFLGLAQLIGSTAWLSRSVILVALAYFSYICWGLLNSKKEQEQVQLQMQATTNKDAWSAFTQGFIACAINPNAIVFSITMFAPIIDPSWSFFSCFVMLIWLIFNCFLVYVGFNLVFSSPKISASYFKYRHIIDRLIALFFLYLIVCFAAKLFPPEWTESFSGLLYF
- a CDS encoding Glucokinase (COGs: COG1940 Transcriptional regulator/sugar kinase~InterPro IPR000600~KEGG: bth:BT_4654 ROK family transcriptional repressor~PFAM: ROK~PRIAM: Glucokinase~SPTR: Glucokinase;~IMG reference gene:2504107079~PFAM: ROK family~TIGRFAM: ROK family protein (putative glucokinase)) translates to MRNVIGIDLGGTSIKYALVTELGKVLYGSEVPSKANESADKIIEQIKLAIQDVLHFSEQKDIKVYGIGIGSPGIIDTVTGTVIDKAENLKGWENIPLSQILKKEFNCPIYMDNDANVMGLAEAEYGAAKNCTDVVFLTIGTGIGGALIINGSLYGGYRNRGGELGHFPLIANGEACNCGSVGCFEQYASTTALIRRYKRRLTKANKPIPEHVDGKMIVEKFKENESEAVESLTEHCDFIGHAIAGFISIFSPQKVIIGGGIIDSGEFYIEMINAAARKYSMSGSSFGTKIEKATLGNQAGCLGAASLVFTA
- a CDS encoding Beta-N-acetylhexosaminidase (COGs: COG3525 N-acetyl-beta-hexosaminidase~InterPro IPR015882:IPR015883~KEGG: dfe:Dfer_4327 beta-N-acetylhexosaminidase~PFAM: Glycoside hydrolase, family 20, catalytic core; Acetylhexosaminidase, subunit a/b~PRIAM: Beta-N-acetylhexosaminidase~SPTR: N-acetyl-beta-hexosaminidase;~IMG reference gene:2504107080~PFAM: Putative carbohydrate binding domain; Glycosyl hydrolase family 20, catalytic domain; Glycosyl hydrolase family 20, domain 2; Chitobiase/beta-hexosaminidase C-terminal domain); its protein translation is MKVKFTNLLFFLIMLSSCSTKDTSCPVSLTWQFNNTTKEKFYENSITVKNESSHSLDRNWAIYFTQFPRRMNQDKGAQLRVEEINANFFKIVPTEDYTALAPGDSIQITYYTSSGVPNVSHQPEGFYWTKNKEDQSPLHVPYKIECTQHSTNYEHIDYNRIYTHNERIDKKSKLNNYDILPSVKKAIKQEGQVNITHEIALVYEDTFKNEAKLLQEKLSTIYGIQVVDSSSTTIKLTHLNAPIHKNREQYKLEVSSEGIEISGINAHGVFNGCQTLLALFKGQTAPYRLECVSIEDYPDLVYRGQMLDVARNFTTIDNVKKLIDILASYKINVLHLHLTDDEGWRIEIPGLEELTSVSARRGHTLDESNNLYPSYDGAFDANGATTGNGYYTKAEFIDLLQYATARHIRVIPEVDCPGHSRAAIVAMNARYNKYIDTDPAKAKEYLLCDFEDKSEYRSAQAYTDNVMNVALPSTYTFIDKVFSEIAIMYQEAGLTLPSIHIGGDEVPKGAWLGSPLAQTLMQKENLKDTKQLSEYFFQKAITLLAQKGLKFDGWQEVALHNPKEIDKELTQVVDAVYCWNTVPEYHSDIIPYSIANNGYKVVLCNVNNFYLDLAYSPHPEERGLSWAGYVDETKAFSMLPFSIYKSARTKLNGDSVQVDFADEGKVKLQKEAQENILGIQAQLFSETIRSQEWVEYYVFPKILGLVERGWNAHPQWEYLKGEAERAAYYEDLSSFYKRISTKEFPYLNSIKANYRIPHAGILLKDNMLYLNSPLTGAIIRYTTDGTEPNAKSEQWTEPIKCLAQTVKAKVFFLNKESVTSTLHAFSSKK
- a CDS encoding thioesterase superfamily protein (COGs: COG5496 thioesterase~InterPro IPR006683~KEGG: pru:PRU_1498 thioesterase family protein~PFAM: Thioesterase superfamily~SPTR: Thioesterase family protein;~IMG reference gene:2504107081~PFAM: Thioesterase superfamily) encodes the protein MLKEGLDYSTERIVEKSNLAVTMGSGDLQVLATPALVAAMENAAMLAVADALDPTDTTVGGHIDMKHLRPTPLGEKFTAYAKVVRVEGKKIEYSLIAEDGKGVIGEGTHTRFVVNREKFMSRL